DNA sequence from the Bombus huntii isolate Logan2020A chromosome 7, iyBomHunt1.1, whole genome shotgun sequence genome:
caattaatttcattCCCGACGCAAAGTGCAATGTCCTGATTTATgtgattattatatatattatatctttaaaaatgtatagatTGTATACGAGGGACGGAGGTTCACAACTTGTACAAACCAACAATTACTGCTCGTGTAATTTTGGTTCTATcttaaattacataaataaagcttttattttacaactttatagatatatgtacaatatgTTATTTTAGTTATAATTGTCAATAGAATCCCACTTCTTTCTTActgttaaatttataaaactcTATGTCCGTTCGATACAAtgtcttttttttatcaagaagaaatggaaaaatctAGTTGATCGTTGCTGAGGCATTGTTGATTGTTGTTGTTAAAAAAGGTGGCTTCACGATAAGAAAACTATTAGTTTATCTTACAAATAATAGGATTACTGCCAAAGAGAAAATCATAGATGTAAATACAACAGTTGACGTTGCTGAATTGCATTCGTCCGTTTCGCAGAGTTTACATGTAGAACTGTTATTTTTGCAGAAATCATCTTCCGTGGTACAACCCCTGGATTCCGTGCCATTCTCTATAAGAGAAAAATACATGTGTAACTAATTAACAAAACCTAAGTTCATTTACGTGTTTCACGTCAACACAAACTTCGAATAAACTATGCGtatcgaaaaaataatatagaaaaatgccttaccaatttttaaataacagtGATATGTAACGTTGTCATTAACGGACTGTATTCGTGGGAACCGACCGATTACACTTCTACGCTTTCTATCAGTATTCATGTCaactaaaaatacatataaaaaacaTATTATGTACTGTAAAGATATAACaagtataatttgtaatttcattttgcACAACTATCCaatctattatatttttactgTACGTTATGAAACAGGAGCTGAAACCCCCTTCTAATACATCAAAGGAACAACGATTACAAACTGAATCATACGAGATAAATATTACGTTTCTTGGCTGAAGCGTTGGTCATTGAGTTAGTCGTGACTGAAGCCGTGACCGTTGATTTATTCTTGGCTGTAGTATTTACTCTTGTTGTAGTCGTGGTCGTTGATGGTTCAGCCGATGGTTCAGCCGATGGTTTAGCCGATGGTTCAGCCGATGGTTCAGCCGATGGTTCAGCCGATGGTTCAGCCGATGGTTCAGCCGATGGTTCAGCCGATGGTTCAGCCGATGGTTCAGCCGATGGTTCAGCCGATGGTTCAGCCGATGGTTCAGCCGATGGTTCAGCCGATGGTTCAGCCGATGGTTCAGCCGATGGTTCAGCCGATGGTTCAGCCGATGGTTCAGCCGATGGTTCAGTCGATGGTTCAGCCGATGGTTCAGTCGATGGTTCAGCCGATGGTTCAGCCGATGGTTCAGCCGATGGTTCAGCCGATGGTTCAGCCGATGGTTCAGCCGATGGTTCAGCCGATGGTTGAGTCGATGGTTCAGTCGATGGTTCAGCCGATGGTACAGTTGGGGTTGTATTCGTGTCTGGAGGATTTATCTTGCACGTTTCCGTGGAAACTTTCTGTTCTTTACATGAATCGCCGTCGCATTTGAAGCACTTGAGCGTTCGTTCCCCTAATTTAAagacaaatatataatatctgttcatatgtaaatttaaaaattatacgtgGATATTTGATTGCACTGATACATTACCCGATTGCGAGGCAACGAGTCCGATCGTGAAcaagattattaaaaattcgtgCACTCTCATGTTTCTTGCTATAACTATTTAATTCACGTCGATGCTACGAATGTTCATCCACGAATGCTGAAAAGCTTGGAGGTGTAGAAATACCCTTTGCTGGCTTATCATGGAAACTTCACCCTTATCGGGATAGATATCTTCAATCAATATCACTACCTTGACAAGATACGCGATTAACGTATAAAAAATCATATGCCGTTAATTTCTTGTTCCTCGTTATCTGTGTCTATTTCTTTATCGTACTGACCTCATTGGCGGAAaggaaattgtatttttcaacGGATCAAAGAAACGAAGTATCGTTGCTTGTGAATCATGAATCAGTCTTCATTCtataaatgatattaattttgcGCAATTTTACAACTACGTATACCATAAATCGTATAATGGGATGATCCGTTTAAATGATCAAACGTATGAAGTAAAACATTACTTCAAATATTACAAGACACAATTTATTCAATCGTATCTATATCTTATACATTCTAcatattattatctttttaagTGCGATATTCGAgcaaataaaagagaaaagaactTTTAGACGGTGAGATACTGATATTCAAGTAAAAAGTTAAATATTCGTCACTGTTCAATTTTGTTCTATCTGatctatttaatttctttttaattagaTTTAATTTACCACAGTTGTTGGAATAACTATTTTTCGAGCaatatctgttttatatttcatattctattatcgtcagttgtcaaaaaatataatggaaacatttcttttataattcgATAAGACATCGAGTAAAATAGGTGATTATCTCGggacgaataaaatttttaattaagataCAGAAGATAGAATCGATGTGATAAGATAAGTAATGACTATACTTCACTATTCGATTAATTGCGACGATTGATCTAACGTCACTGAAAATAATGGCGAAATTAACTACCCCGTACATGTTACACGTATATTTGATATTAgtgaaatttgaataattttccttATACAATCTTATTTATGTCGTTCGTAATATTCCACTCCAAGAAATAAGCAACAAGTGGACGCTCATCGGTTAATGCTATCGGGATGCAGCGATTACGTGATACGATCATTAAGATTTGGCGAACCTCGAATCGTATGTATACGAGACGCAAAAAAAAGCACCTAAAGGTGCGATTGCAATATACAACGATGGCAAGCAGGTGACTTCTATGCTCGTTATTATCTTTAAACAACGATTTCTGGCATCtacctatacatatataggCAAGGGTTGCGGAAAAATTCTTGGAAGGCCAACTTCCATGATTGCTTTATTTCTATCAAACATGCAGTCGTGTAATTCTATAATTTCAGAATATCGTTTAAGCTTTAAAAGGCTTATTTTTTAAGCTTCAAGGAAGAATCTTATTTCCATTTTCGTAATCgacattttaatattctttacaCATGGGCTATAGATATGCACGATGTAGTTCAATATAACGAATATGATAGACAAAAGTAATAATTTTGATATCGCAGAAATAGGTAGCTATTAAATATAAGATAAATTAGCAAAAATTATGCTTGACAGATACAAAACGTATTAAAGATAAACACGAAACGACAATAATAACTAACGCTAAAATGATTCTCACTCTAAATCGCGCCCTACTCACTTTTCACTCTGTTATTGTTCTAAACTATCGACTGTAACTtactgatttttttttttttttttttttttttttggtgaATTTACACGTTTATCTTAATGTTTCTTTTGGTGCTTTTGGTGGACAATATGAAGGATATAACGATAGGTACTACTTCGTCGATAATTTTAACGATTTTTTTCGGGTATAAATAACGGAGTCGCGGACGATTTCGACAAACATAGGAAGATCGCACAAGTTACATACGTAGCAATAACAGACATTCAAGAACCATGAAAGCCATGAGATTCTTACTTTGCGTTGCAGTCATTTTTATGATTGCCTTTATTTCTGCGAGCAATGCTAACCCAGAACCTAATCCTTCGCCAGAGGCGGTAAGTTACGGATTATTTTACCCTTGAATTTGTTGTTTGTTCACGGTCATCTTCAAAATATTTGCATGTTGCTTTTTAAGAAACGATATTCCACTTTGATTAACTTCGATTTGGAAAACATTGGAAGTTTCAATAACGCGTAACTAGACCTGTTAAACTTGATTCGTTTACACGTAACCTGTACGATGCTATTGGAATTTTTGTGTTTCTTTTCAGGATCCGAA
Encoded proteins:
- the LOC126867812 gene encoding circumsporozoite protein-like gives rise to the protein MRVHEFLIILFTIGLVASQSGERTLKCFKCDGDSCKEQKVSTETCKINPPDTNTTPTVPSAEPSTEPSTQPSAEPSAEPSAEPSAEPSAEPSAEPSAEPSTEPSAEPSTEPSAEPSAEPSAEPSAEPSAEPSAEPSAEPSAEPSAEPSAEPSAEPSAEPSAEPSAEPSAEPSAEPSAEPSAKPSAEPSAEPSTTTTTTRVNTTAKNKSTVTASVTTNSMTNASAKKLDMNTDRKRRSVIGRFPRIQSVNDNVTYHCYLKIENGTESRGCTTEDDFCKNNSSTCKLCETDECNSATSTVVFTSMIFSLAVILLFVR